A window of Phocoena phocoena chromosome 6, mPhoPho1.1, whole genome shotgun sequence contains these coding sequences:
- the LOC136125194 gene encoding umcharacterized homolog, whose translation MSPTAPLVSAQPKTLMQRKSLDWFHRPFKKRT comes from the coding sequence ATGTCACCTACGGCCCCCTTAGTCTCAGCCCAGCCAAAAACTTTAATGCAAAGGAAAAGCTTGGACTGGTTTCACAGGCCTTTTAAAAAGCGGACTTAA